The nucleotide window AGATTTCCGATCATTGCTTCATCATACCATCTTTTTTCATATGAGAGACAGCACATGGGGATTTGCTCCTGCCAATCGTGGGCAGAGAAGGTTTTTTTCAATGGGCAGGCAGGGGCAAAAATTATTCCGAACCAGGATGAAACCGCTGGATTTTCAGCAATTTACGATCAGGGTGGTCTACGGGTTGAAAGCGGTAACCTTTTCATGATAAATGGGGCCGCAAAACAGGGCCAAGCGCAGCACGGGATTAAGGGGGAGGCATGGCGATAAAGAAAAAGAAGAAAACGGCCACGCGGGCGGCCAAAAAATTAAAAAAGCCGGCAACAAAGAAGGTCACACAAAAGACGAAAAAGAAAGTCGCGCCCAAGCCGGAAATAGCCGCAAAGCCTGCACCAGTTGCCAAGCCGGTGAAGCCCGCGATGTCGTCCGCAGCGCCGGTGCGCGAAATGAAGCCCTCCCCGTCGCGTCGGGAGTCCATGCGCGAGGAACTGCCGGACGATCTGGATATCGACGACGATCTGGGAGACGACCTACCCAATGCCATGCGCGAGGGCATGGATGACGAGGAGTCGCTTAACGGGGAGGGAAACCACTACCTCGACAAGCCGGACGAACTTGACGAGGACGAGTAGGCGCGGGCGCAGTTCCAGTAAATCAGCCCACTGGGTCTTGTCCAACAATCCGACGATTCTCCACCCCCATGGCCAGTCATTTTCTGTTTATCGCCGGCGCGCTTCGTGAGCGAAGTTCGCGGGAGAGCGCCGACTTACAACTGCAGCATGGCCTCTGGGGGCTGCGCAGCGCCTTGATTGCCGATAATCTTGCACGCTATCTCGACCCGGAGTCGTGCGGCTGGGTGTATGTGCTGAAGGAAGGTCTTGGCGCGCGCTTTACGATCACCTCCGGCGTACGCGCGTTCAATCTGTTGGATGCCTTTGTGCGCGACGAGCTGCGCACCGAGGCCCGCTACGGATACATCACGATCGGGCCGGTGCAAAGTTGGGCGTCGTCACCTGAACAGGATCTGCCGGTGCTGAAGCGCGTGCTGGACGTGCCCGACCAGGCTGAACTCACTCGCCGGTTTAATCTCGGCATGCATCGTCTGACGCAGGCACAGCACGACGCATTATTGATATCGATCCCAGGAGCAGGATGAGTCATAACTGGGCACGCGCCGTGCTGGTGCTGTGGGTCAGTGCTCTGTGCAGCGGAGGGGGGGGCGGTGTGTTCGGAATATCTGCCTGGGCTGCCTGCACGATGGAGCGGGAGCGGCCTGGACAGACCGACCGGTTTATCCGTCACCTCGGTTCTGAGTGCAGCGAGGCAGAACGCGCCGCGCAGGCGATCAAGGCGGAGGAGGTACTGGCAGCGCTGGAGGCCGGTAAGGGCGTGGACCTTGCCGGCGTCGTGCTGACGGGGGATTTGCTCTTTGACGCACTGCCGCCTGTTGCCGTGGAGACTATTGCGGATGCTCCGCCGGTTTTTCTTGACCTGGTTGAAGCCGCGCAACTCAGGACCGTGCGGCATCTGGGCGGCTCTTTGACGATGACCAACTCGCTCATACGCGGAGCGATCGGTAGTCGGACGGCGAAAGATTATCTCGTGATCCAGGAGGGCGTCGTCGCGACCGGCACGACCTTCGAGCAGCCCGCCGACTTTTCCCGCACGGTGTTCCTGGGGTCGGTGGATTTGTCGGGCTCAGTGTTTGCAGCCCAGGCCTTTTTCATTGCGGCCCGGTTTGCACAGCCGGTCCGGTTCGAACAGACATCCTTCGGTCCGCACACGCGGTTTCACAAGGCGGTCCTATCTGACACGGCGATATTTCGAGGCGCTGCCTTCAACGGACTGGCGGAGTTGCTCGAAGTCGTCTTTGCCAGAGACGCCGATTTTTCCCGCACGAAGTTTCGACTGGGAAGCGGGTTTTCTGGCAGCCGTTTCCGGGGCCGTCTGGACATGTCGGAGGCAGTGTTTGAGAGGGAAGCGTTTTTCACTTTCACGGAGTTCGAGCAGGACGCGGTCTTCCGGGGTGGACTGTTTAAGGGCACCGCAGACTTTTCCGATGCGCGTTTCCAAGGCGCGGACGATTTTTCGCGCGCCATGTTTACCGTCGAGCCTCGCTTTGTTCGTGTGAACTCCAGCGGGGCAAAACCGCTCCATGGACTTCTGTCCAATCCACGTGCCCTGTATGGACTCGCGGGCTTGTTCTTAACTGTCAGTTTCTTCCTGGTCTGGCATATCCGGCGGCAATAGGGTTATCCACTCCCATCCACAACATATAGAATTTATCTTGCAACCCACCACATAAGGTAGTATAAATTCACAGTTTTTGTAGGTTGGAGGGTACGTGCAGGACAATGCAGAACGCAGCGCTTCGGCAGACATGTCGGAGCAGATGGAATTGCTCTATCAGGTTCGCCTTGAGCACTTCGAAGGCCCGCTTGACCTGCTGTTGCATCTCATCAAGAAAAATCAGGTCAATATCTACGACATTCCCATCGCCATGATCGCGCAACAGTACCTGGAGTATTTGAGCATGATGAAGTCGTTGAATCTGGCGGTGGCGGGAGAGTTTCTCGTCATGGCGGCGACGCTCGTGCAGATCAAGTCACGCATGCTGTTGCCGACGGACGATACCGACGAAGACGACGAGGATGGACCAGATCCGCGCGAAGAACTTGTCCGCCGGCTGCTGGAATATCGCACGTTCAAGGATGCGGCTGGGCAGTTGGATGAGCGCGAGCGGATGTGGCGTGAGATCTATGCGCGCGAGCCCATGCCGTTGCCGCCAGTGCGGTCTGATGAGGTCGTGCTAGATGACGTGAGCTTGTTCGATCTGGTAGATGCGCTGCAGGATGTGCTCACGCGTCTGCCGGTGGGCAGCCTCGTCGAAATCGTGCCCGAAAATCTGACCGTCAAGGACCGCATGAATACGATTCTCGAAGTATTGGACGGGAAGGAGTCGGTGACGTTCCAGTCGCTGTTTCAGGGGCAGGTGCAGCGGCTGGTCGTGATCGTGTCGTTCTTGGCACTGCTCGAGTTGGTGAAGATCAAACTGGTTCGTCTGTTCCAGGGCGAATCATTCGGGCCGATTCTGGTGACGAGGACGTTTGCGCCGGTGGCCGACGACGAGCCGGTCGAGCTCTAAGTCAGCGGGAGGACGCTATGGATAACCACGAACAACTTGACCCCCGGGAATTGCTGGCGGGGGCAACGGATCGGACCGAGGCGACTGCCGACACACCGGCTGTAGTGGACGAGGACGCGTCCCGACAGCAGGCCATGGAGGCCCGCGAGTTGCGAGCCATCATTGAAGCCTTGTTGTTCGTCTCCGCTGAGCCGGTGCCGCTCGACCGCCTCATGGTCGCACTTGGCACCATTTCAAAGCCGGAGGTTAAGCAGGGGCTGCAAGCATTGCGCGAGGAAATGGACCGTGAGGGGCGCGGCGTGCAACTTATCGAGGTGGCCGGAGGCTACCAGATTGTCACACGGCTCGAATATGCTTCGTGGATCAAGCGGCTGGCCAAGGCCAAGGCCGCGCCCAAACTGTCCCGCTCAGGGCTGGAGTCCCTTGCGATCATTGCCTACAAGCAGCCGATCGTGCGCGCGGAGATCGAGCAGATCCGCGGCGTCGAAGTGTCGGGCGTGCTCCGGACCCTGCTCGAGCGAAAATTGATCCGTATGGTGGGGCGGAAGGACGTGCCTGGCCGACCGATCATGTACGGCACGACGAAGCTTTTTCTCCAGCAGTTCGGCCTCAGCGAGCTGTCACAACTGCCGCCGCTTCGGGAGTTCAAAGAATTGGGTGAGGCGGAACAGGCCTTGTTGCCGGTGGAGGAGGGCTTGGCGATCGGTGAGAGTGATAC belongs to Nitrospira sp. and includes:
- a CDS encoding pentapeptide repeat-containing protein, with translation MSHNWARAVLVLWVSALCSGGGGGVFGISAWAACTMERERPGQTDRFIRHLGSECSEAERAAQAIKAEEVLAALEAGKGVDLAGVVLTGDLLFDALPPVAVETIADAPPVFLDLVEAAQLRTVRHLGGSLTMTNSLIRGAIGSRTAKDYLVIQEGVVATGTTFEQPADFSRTVFLGSVDLSGSVFAAQAFFIAARFAQPVRFEQTSFGPHTRFHKAVLSDTAIFRGAAFNGLAELLEVVFARDADFSRTKFRLGSGFSGSRFRGRLDMSEAVFEREAFFTFTEFEQDAVFRGGLFKGTADFSDARFQGADDFSRAMFTVEPRFVRVNSSGAKPLHGLLSNPRALYGLAGLFLTVSFFLVWHIRRQ
- a CDS encoding segregation/condensation protein A, whose product is MQDNAERSASADMSEQMELLYQVRLEHFEGPLDLLLHLIKKNQVNIYDIPIAMIAQQYLEYLSMMKSLNLAVAGEFLVMAATLVQIKSRMLLPTDDTDEDDEDGPDPREELVRRLLEYRTFKDAAGQLDERERMWREIYAREPMPLPPVRSDEVVLDDVSLFDLVDALQDVLTRLPVGSLVEIVPENLTVKDRMNTILEVLDGKESVTFQSLFQGQVQRLVVIVSFLALLELVKIKLVRLFQGESFGPILVTRTFAPVADDEPVEL
- the scpB gene encoding SMC-Scp complex subunit ScpB — protein: MEARELRAIIEALLFVSAEPVPLDRLMVALGTISKPEVKQGLQALREEMDREGRGVQLIEVAGGYQIVTRLEYASWIKRLAKAKAAPKLSRSGLESLAIIAYKQPIVRAEIEQIRGVEVSGVLRTLLERKLIRMVGRKDVPGRPIMYGTTKLFLQQFGLSELSQLPPLREFKELGEAEQALLPVEEGLAIGESDTVLTGASNDSTTAEPLPDA